In Caproiciproducens sp. NJN-50, the following are encoded in one genomic region:
- a CDS encoding DUF1284 domain-containing protein, producing the protein MNRFFLPLRPHHALCLRFFIGRGYGDDFVAGMAGIQRYLRKNPDQRVILTSGTDRICARCPNNRSGVCATSEKSARYDRKCLAACGLGVGQVLPWRELEQITNPIVISRPARAAVCSDCRWDSLCREQQEKFLL; encoded by the coding sequence ATGAACAGATTTTTTCTCCCTCTGCGGCCGCATCACGCCCTCTGCCTGCGTTTTTTTATCGGCAGAGGGTATGGCGATGATTTTGTGGCGGGAATGGCCGGAATTCAAAGGTATCTGCGGAAAAACCCGGACCAGCGGGTCATTTTGACCAGCGGGACGGATCGGATCTGTGCGCGCTGTCCAAACAACCGGAGTGGCGTCTGCGCGACTTCGGAAAAATCTGCCCGCTACGACCGGAAATGCCTTGCGGCCTGCGGGCTGGGCGTCGGGCAGGTTCTCCCATGGCGGGAACTGGAGCAAATAACAAACCCGATTGTCATCTCCCGCCCGGCCCGCGCCGCGGTTTGCTCCGACTGCCGCTGGGATTCCCTCTGCCGCGAACAGCAGGAGAAGTTCCTTCTCTGA
- a CDS encoding biotin transporter BioY produces the protein MKGKKTFELLACAMFAALTAVLSQFSIPIGPVPINLATFSVFLAGGILGARGGLVSQMIYILLGAAGLPVFAGFSGGIGIIAGPTGGYIVGYAATAWLIGLMTGLTGRRPFSLAVSMAVGMAVCYFLGTAWFMIVTKRALWESLTLCVFPFLVGDALKIAVAVVVSVRLSAVYGRLSHSAGAA, from the coding sequence ATGAAGGGAAAAAAGACATTCGAACTGCTGGCCTGTGCGATGTTCGCCGCGCTGACCGCCGTTCTTTCGCAGTTTTCCATTCCGATCGGCCCGGTGCCGATCAATCTTGCGACGTTTTCCGTGTTTCTGGCGGGCGGGATTCTCGGCGCGCGCGGCGGACTGGTCAGCCAGATGATTTACATTCTTCTGGGCGCCGCGGGGCTGCCTGTTTTTGCCGGATTCAGCGGCGGGATCGGAATCATCGCCGGTCCGACGGGCGGCTATATTGTGGGCTACGCCGCAACCGCGTGGTTGATCGGCTTGATGACGGGCCTGACAGGGCGCAGGCCGTTTTCGCTTGCGGTATCCATGGCGGTGGGAATGGCGGTCTGCTATTTTCTTGGCACCGCCTGGTTTATGATCGTCACGAAACGGGCCCTCTGGGAATCCCTGACGCTCTGCGTGTTTCCATTCCTCGTCGGGGATGCTCTGAAGATCGCGGTCGCAGTTGTGGTTTCCGTCCGGCTCAGCGCTGTTTACGGACGCCTGAGCCACAGCGCCGGCGCGGCATGA